The following are encoded together in the Pseudomonas sediminis genome:
- a CDS encoding ABC transporter substrate-binding protein, whose product MSLGKRFPFIPRFGRLAGGIGLSLSLLAGSLAAPQAAQAEGQIRIAEQFGIVYLLLNVVRDQQLIEKHGKADGLDIKVDWQQLSGGAAINDALLSGAIDIAGAGIGPLLTVWDRTHGKQNVKGVASLGNFPYYLLSNNPKVKTIADFTEKDRISVPAVGVSVQSRFLQYAAAKQWGDKEFDRLDKYTVALPHPDATASLLSGGTELTGHFSNPPFQNQALENPNVHVVLDTYKLLGPNSPTVLYATEKFRNDTPKTYKAFVAALAEAADFAQNDKGAAADTYIRVTGAKISREDLLKIIDNEQFQFSVTPTNTYPLAEFLQRVGAIKNKPASWQDYFFEDAAIGQGS is encoded by the coding sequence ATGTCTCTAGGCAAACGCTTTCCTTTCATTCCACGTTTTGGCCGGCTGGCCGGTGGTATCGGTCTGTCACTGAGCCTGCTGGCAGGCTCGCTGGCGGCGCCTCAGGCCGCGCAGGCCGAGGGGCAGATCCGCATCGCCGAGCAGTTCGGCATCGTCTATCTGTTGCTCAACGTGGTGCGTGACCAGCAGTTGATCGAGAAGCACGGCAAGGCCGATGGCCTGGACATCAAGGTCGACTGGCAACAACTCTCTGGCGGCGCGGCGATCAACGATGCGCTGCTGTCCGGCGCCATCGACATTGCCGGGGCCGGCATTGGCCCGTTGCTCACCGTCTGGGATCGCACCCATGGCAAGCAGAACGTCAAGGGCGTGGCTTCGCTGGGCAACTTCCCGTACTACCTGCTGAGCAACAATCCCAAGGTCAAGACCATCGCCGATTTCACCGAGAAGGATCGCATCTCCGTTCCGGCGGTGGGCGTCTCGGTGCAGTCGCGCTTCCTCCAGTACGCCGCCGCCAAACAGTGGGGCGACAAGGAGTTCGACCGCCTCGACAAGTACACCGTGGCCCTGCCGCACCCGGATGCCACTGCTTCGCTGCTGTCCGGCGGCACCGAGCTGACCGGGCACTTCTCCAATCCGCCGTTCCAGAACCAGGCGCTGGAGAACCCCAATGTGCATGTGGTGCTCGACACCTACAAGCTGCTCGGTCCGAACTCGCCGACCGTGCTCTATGCCACCGAGAAATTCCGCAACGACACCCCCAAGACCTACAAGGCCTTCGTCGCTGCACTGGCCGAGGCTGCCGACTTTGCCCAGAACGACAAGGGCGCGGCCGCCGACACCTATATCCGTGTGACCGGCGCCAAGATCAGCCGTGAGGATCTACTGAAGATCATCGATAACGAGCAATTCCAGTTCAGCGTGACACCGACCAACACCTACCCGCTGGCCGAGTTCCTTCAGCGCGTCGGCGCGATCAAGAACAAGCCCGCCTCCTGGCAGGACTACTTCTTCGAAGACGCAGCCATCGGCCAAGGAAGCTGA
- a CDS encoding TauD/TfdA dioxygenase family protein: MSAVAHTTTAASAQSFEVRPFDAPVGAEIIGLDLTRPLSDADFARVHRAHLDHTLLVLRDQRITPEQQIAFSRRFGPLQVHVLKQFLLADHPEIFIISNIIENGQPIGLGDAGKFWHSDLSYKEFPSLGSMLLAQELPEEGGDTLFASQQLAYETLPAELRQAIEGKRAAHSYTARYADEVFAGIRRPTLTEAQLAEVKSVVHPVVRTHPETGRKGLFVNENFTTHILDVPEDESRQILAELYAHSAKPEFIYRHQWQPHDMVFWDNRALVHLATGCPSHLRRRMHRTTIQGDVPF; encoded by the coding sequence ATGTCGGCAGTAGCCCATACCACCACCGCGGCGTCGGCACAGTCATTCGAAGTCCGCCCCTTCGATGCGCCCGTTGGCGCCGAGATCATCGGTCTGGATCTGACCCGACCGCTCAGCGATGCAGACTTCGCTCGTGTCCATCGCGCTCACCTCGATCACACCTTGCTGGTGCTCCGTGACCAGCGCATCACGCCCGAGCAGCAGATCGCCTTCAGCCGCCGTTTCGGCCCGCTGCAGGTCCACGTGCTCAAGCAGTTTCTGCTGGCTGATCACCCGGAGATTTTCATCATCTCCAACATCATCGAGAACGGTCAGCCGATCGGTCTGGGCGATGCCGGCAAGTTCTGGCATTCGGATCTGTCCTACAAGGAATTCCCCAGCCTGGGCTCCATGCTGTTGGCTCAGGAGCTGCCGGAGGAGGGCGGCGATACGCTGTTCGCCAGCCAGCAACTGGCTTATGAAACCCTGCCAGCCGAATTGCGCCAGGCCATCGAAGGTAAGCGCGCTGCGCATTCCTACACGGCCCGCTATGCTGATGAAGTATTCGCCGGCATCCGTCGCCCGACCCTGACCGAGGCGCAACTGGCCGAGGTCAAGTCGGTGGTTCACCCGGTGGTGCGCACTCACCCGGAAACCGGGCGCAAGGGCCTGTTCGTCAACGAGAACTTCACCACCCATATCCTCGACGTTCCCGAGGACGAGAGCCGGCAGATCCTCGCTGAGCTCTACGCGCACAGCGCCAAACCCGAGTTCATCTATCGCCACCAGTGGCAGCCACACGACATGGTGTTCTGGGACAACCGCGCGCTGGTCCACCTGGCCACGGGCTGCCCCAGCCACCTGCGCCGGCGCATGCACCGCACGACGATCCAGGGCGACGTGCCGTTCTGA
- a CDS encoding IS1182 family transposase, whose product MKRFIQGEHRGQSALLPESLDDYVADTNPVRVVDVFVDELDLGQLGFDGVVPAETGRPAYHPADLLKIYIYGYLNRIQSSRRLEREAQRNVELMWLTGRLMPDFKTIANFRKDNGKAIRGVCRQFVVLCQQLGLFSEALVAIDGSKFKAVNNRDRNFTSAKLKRRMEEIESSINRYLTALDTADRQEPTVAQIKAERLHDKIATLKTKLQELKEIEVQLNETPDKQISLTDPDARSMKTRGSGMVGYNVQAAVDAKHHLIVTHEVTNDGVDRDQLSFMAKQAREAMGVERLSAVADRGYFKGEEILACHEAGITVFVPKTLTSGATAAGRFGKGDFIYDAAKNEYRCPAGENLIWRYSSVEKGLKLHRYWSSHCQGCALKEHCTPSPQRRVSRWEHEAVLEAMQSRLDQAPEMMRIRRQTVEHPFGTLKSWMGATHFLTRTLDRVSTEMSLHVLAYNLKRVLSLMGSDALMAAMKA is encoded by the coding sequence ATGAAGCGTTTTATCCAGGGAGAGCATCGAGGCCAAAGCGCACTGCTTCCCGAGAGCCTGGATGACTATGTGGCGGATACCAACCCGGTACGGGTGGTCGATGTTTTCGTCGATGAACTCGACCTTGGCCAGCTGGGCTTCGATGGTGTCGTCCCGGCTGAAACAGGTCGCCCCGCCTACCATCCTGCCGACCTACTGAAGATCTACATCTACGGCTATCTCAATCGTATTCAGTCCAGTCGCCGTCTCGAGCGCGAGGCTCAGCGCAACGTCGAGTTGATGTGGCTGACAGGGCGTTTGATGCCGGACTTCAAGACCATCGCCAACTTCCGAAAGGACAACGGCAAGGCAATCCGCGGCGTCTGCCGGCAGTTCGTGGTGCTGTGTCAGCAGCTTGGCCTGTTTTCGGAAGCGCTGGTGGCCATCGACGGCAGCAAGTTCAAGGCGGTCAACAATCGCGACCGCAACTTCACCAGCGCCAAGCTTAAGCGGCGAATGGAGGAGATCGAGTCCAGCATCAACCGCTACCTGACTGCACTCGATACCGCAGATCGTCAGGAACCTACCGTGGCGCAGATCAAAGCCGAACGCCTCCACGACAAAATCGCGACCTTGAAAACTAAGCTGCAAGAGCTCAAAGAAATCGAGGTTCAGCTCAACGAAACACCGGATAAACAGATATCCCTGACCGATCCCGATGCCCGCTCAATGAAGACTCGGGGCAGCGGAATGGTCGGCTACAACGTGCAGGCGGCGGTCGATGCGAAGCACCACCTAATCGTGACGCACGAGGTCACGAACGACGGAGTTGATCGAGACCAACTGAGTTTCATGGCCAAGCAGGCACGAGAGGCCATGGGCGTCGAGAGGCTCTCGGCGGTCGCAGACAGAGGTTATTTCAAAGGCGAAGAAATCCTGGCGTGCCATGAAGCTGGAATCACCGTTTTCGTGCCCAAGACGCTGACCTCGGGAGCGACAGCGGCTGGCCGCTTCGGCAAAGGTGATTTCATCTATGACGCAGCCAAGAACGAGTACCGATGCCCGGCTGGGGAAAACCTAATCTGGCGGTATTCAAGCGTCGAGAAAGGACTGAAGCTGCACCGCTACTGGAGTTCGCACTGCCAGGGTTGTGCGTTGAAAGAGCACTGTACGCCGAGCCCACAGCGCCGGGTGAGCCGCTGGGAGCATGAGGCCGTGCTCGAGGCGATGCAGAGTCGCCTGGATCAAGCGCCCGAAATGATGCGGATCCGTCGCCAAACGGTCGAGCACCCGTTTGGCACGCTGAAATCCTGGATGGGTGCCACCCATTTCCTCACCAGAACGCTCGACCGGGTGAGCACCGAGATGAGCCTGCATGTGCTCGCCTACAATCTCAAACGTGTGTTGAGCTTGATGGGTAGCGATGCCTTGATGGCGGCGATGAAGGCCTGA